Proteins co-encoded in one Triplophysa dalaica isolate WHDGS20190420 chromosome 16, ASM1584641v1, whole genome shotgun sequence genomic window:
- the nipsnap3a gene encoding protein NipSnap homolog 3A isoform X1, whose product MTLFMSKMIQLRTAVQNTSVYAKHCLVKSRPEQLRASISTGPRQENGTFYEFRTYFIQPHLNSAFLKLTNEKIALRTACSELLGYWTVEYGGLNQVFHIWKYDSYAQRASVRAALAQDSSWIDQYISKVMPMLTSQDNEVTYLVPWSQIQKPPKEGGVYELATFQMKPGGPAVWGQVFQKAVGTRTGSGYAQSLGVFHSEFGQLNQVHVLWWYESADQRAAIRQHSHEDARVVAAVRESSAYLVSQKNKLMFPCAFSPLK is encoded by the exons ATGACGCTCTTTATGAGCAAAATGATACAGTTACGCACCGCGGTGCAGAATACGTCAGTTTACGCAAAACACTGCCTCGTGAAAAGCCGGCCTGAG caGCTGAGGGCATCAATCTCCACTGGGCCGAGGCAGGAGAATGGAACCTTCTATGAGTTTCGCACCTATTTCATCCAACCCCATCTCAATTCAGCTTTTCTCAAATTGACAAATGAGAAGATCGCCCTTCGGACCGCCTGTTCAGAACTCCTTGGCTACTGGACTGTGGAATACGGGGGTCTCAATCAGGTTTTCCACATCTGGAAGTATG ACAGCTATGCCCAGCGGGCATCTGTACGGGCGGCCCTGGCTCAGGACTCCAGCTGGATAGATCAGTACATATCTAAAGTTATGCCAATGTTGACGTCTCAGGATAATGAAGTGACATACCTCGTACCTTGGAGTCAAATTCAGAAGCCACCCAAAGAGGGAG GTGTTTATGAGCTGGCTACTTTCCAGATGAAGCCGGGGGGCCCGGCGGTGTGGGGTCAGGTGTTTCAGAAAGCAGTAGGTACCCGCACAGGATCAGGGTACGCCCAATCATTGGGTGTTTTTCACTCTGAATTTGGGCAGCTTAATCAAG TGCATGTTTTGTGGTGGTATGAGAGCGCTGACCAGCGAGCAGCGATACGACAGCACTCTCATGAAGATGCCAGAGTGGTGGCAGCAG TAAGGGAGAGTTCTGCATATCTGGTGTCACAGAAGAACAAACTCATGTTTCCCTGTGCGTTCTCTCCACTGAAATAG
- the LOC130437943 gene encoding probable pancreatic secretory proteinase inhibitor, whose amino-acid sequence MTGTAVVMLSVLFILSVGAEDESRLHRRPACGGLSVNQACPLNFSPVCGNDGITYVNECTLCVQRMHSNADILIVKEGRC is encoded by the exons ATGACCGGAACAGCTGTGGTGATGTTGAGTGTGCTCTTTATCCTGTCTGTTG GTGCAGAGGATGAATCAAGACTCCACCGCAGG CCTGCATGTGGAGGTTTGAGTGTCAATCAAGCATGCCCCCTCAACTTCTCTCCTGTTTGCGGAAATGATGGCATCACATACGTCAATGAATGCACCCTGTGTGTACAGAGAAT gcACAGTAATGCAGACATTCTCATTGTGAAAGAAGGTCGCTGCTGA
- the nipsnap3a gene encoding protein NipSnap homolog 3A isoform X2: MTLFMSKMIQLRTAVQNTSVYAKHCLVKSRPELRASISTGPRQENGTFYEFRTYFIQPHLNSAFLKLTNEKIALRTACSELLGYWTVEYGGLNQVFHIWKYDSYAQRASVRAALAQDSSWIDQYISKVMPMLTSQDNEVTYLVPWSQIQKPPKEGGVYELATFQMKPGGPAVWGQVFQKAVGTRTGSGYAQSLGVFHSEFGQLNQVHVLWWYESADQRAAIRQHSHEDARVVAAVRESSAYLVSQKNKLMFPCAFSPLK; the protein is encoded by the exons ATGACGCTCTTTATGAGCAAAATGATACAGTTACGCACCGCGGTGCAGAATACGTCAGTTTACGCAAAACACTGCCTCGTGAAAAGCCGGCCTGAG CTGAGGGCATCAATCTCCACTGGGCCGAGGCAGGAGAATGGAACCTTCTATGAGTTTCGCACCTATTTCATCCAACCCCATCTCAATTCAGCTTTTCTCAAATTGACAAATGAGAAGATCGCCCTTCGGACCGCCTGTTCAGAACTCCTTGGCTACTGGACTGTGGAATACGGGGGTCTCAATCAGGTTTTCCACATCTGGAAGTATG ACAGCTATGCCCAGCGGGCATCTGTACGGGCGGCCCTGGCTCAGGACTCCAGCTGGATAGATCAGTACATATCTAAAGTTATGCCAATGTTGACGTCTCAGGATAATGAAGTGACATACCTCGTACCTTGGAGTCAAATTCAGAAGCCACCCAAAGAGGGAG GTGTTTATGAGCTGGCTACTTTCCAGATGAAGCCGGGGGGCCCGGCGGTGTGGGGTCAGGTGTTTCAGAAAGCAGTAGGTACCCGCACAGGATCAGGGTACGCCCAATCATTGGGTGTTTTTCACTCTGAATTTGGGCAGCTTAATCAAG TGCATGTTTTGTGGTGGTATGAGAGCGCTGACCAGCGAGCAGCGATACGACAGCACTCTCATGAAGATGCCAGAGTGGTGGCAGCAG TAAGGGAGAGTTCTGCATATCTGGTGTCACAGAAGAACAAACTCATGTTTCCCTGTGCGTTCTCTCCACTGAAATAG
- the thg1l gene encoding probable tRNA(His) guanylyltransferase, translating into MLRLLTVTLRGFKQHKTPRLKFSTSSVMAKSKFEYVRNFELDDTCLKNCYIVVRLDGRNFHKFSDQHKFIKPNDNRALGLMSRSALSVMEELDDITIAYGQSDEFSFVFKRSSNWFKRRASKLMTHVTSQFSSSYVFYWKEYFGEQPLLYPPSFDGRVVLYPSNQNLRDYLSWRQADCHINNLYNTTFWTLVQKGGLTTTQAESRLNGTQAADKNEILFSEFSINYNNESPMHKKGTYLIWEMVNETSTKKINRPNEAETEVTVTRTRKKVTAHHCDIIGDQFWEEHPDILERD; encoded by the exons ATGCTGAGACTATTAACGGTAACATTAAGAggatttaaacaacacaagacCCCACGTCTTAAATTCAGCACATCCTCTGTCATGGCCAAAAGCAAGTTTGAGTACGTAAGAAACTTTGAGCTTGACGACACGTGTTTGAAAAACTGCTACATTGTGGTTCGTCTAGATGGACGCAATTTTCACAA ATTTTCAGATCAACACAAGTTCATTAAACCCAATGACAACAGAGCTCTGGGCCTGATGAGTCGAAGTGCACTCTCAGTCATGGAAGAGCTCGATGACATCACAATAGCCTACGGACAGAGCGATGAGtttagttttgtgttcaaaagatcctccaactggttcaaaagACGGGCCAG TAAACTGATGACCCATGTGACTTCCCAGTTTTCCTCAAGCTATGTTTTCTACTGGAAGGAGTATTTTGGGGAGCAGCCACTGCTGTACCCGCCGAGCTTTGATGGCAGGGTGGTGCTGTATCCTAGCAACCAAAACCTCAGAGACTACCTAAGCTGGAGACAGGCGGATT GTCATATCAACAATTTGTACAACACTACATTTTGGACCCTGGTGCAGAAAGGTGGACTGACCACAACTCAGGCTGAATCGAGACTCAAT GGAACCCAAGCTGCAGATAAAAATGAGATCTTGTTTTCTGAGTTCAGTATCAATTACAATAATGAATCTCCAATGCACAAAAAAGGCACATATTTAATATGGGAAATG GTAAATGAAACCTCGACTAAGAAGATCAACCGACCAAATGAAGCAGAGACAGAAGTTACTGTGACACGGACCAGAAAGAAAGTTACTGCTCATCACTGTGACATTATTGGAGATCAGTTCTGGGAAGAACATCCAGACATTCTGGAAAGAGACTAG